The Mannheimia granulomatis sequence ATCATTATAGGTTCATCTGAAATAGCATCAAAGTCGTTCATTTTTTCCTCCATTACACAAAATTAGAATAAGAGAGCCAGCCCTTTTATGCAAAGGCATGAATTCGATTTTTCGAGCCAGATCACAAAAATAGTGTGCTTGTGAGCAACTACTTATTCGGATAAAATACGTCGAAAAAATCCAGTCCAAAAAGGAAATTAGGATGTTACAAAATAAAAAAATCTTAGTTGGTATCACTGGCGGAATCGCTGCCTACAAAACCATTGAACTCATTCGCCTACTCAAAAAAGCGGATGCGGAAGTGCGTGTGGTGCTGACCCCCGCAGCTGAAGCCTTCGTCACACCACTCACGCTGCAAGCGATTTCCGGCAATGCTGTGTCGAACTCATTACTCGACCCGCAAGCGGAGCTGGCAATGGGGCATATTGAGCTGGCGAAATGGGCGGATTTGGTGGTGGTTGCCCCTGCCTCAGCGGACTTTATTGCACGGCTTAGAATGGGAATGGGTAATGATTTACTTTCTACCCTCTGCCTTGCGACCCCAGCCCCGATTTTGCTCGCCCCGGCAATGAACCAGCAGATGTACAAGCGGTCGGCGGTGCAGGAAAATCTGCAAAAAGTGCGTGAACAAGGCGTGCTGACAGTCGGCCCGAACAGTGGTTTCCAAGCCTGTGGCGATGTGGGTGAAGGACGGATGTCTGAGCCTGCCGAGATTTTTGCAGAAATTCAGCAAATTCTGACCGCTTGCAATGACCTCGCCAATTTGAGTGTGGTGATTACCGCTGGCGGCACACGAGAAGCCATCGACCCTGTGCGTTATATCAGCAACCACAGCTCGGGCAAAATGGGCTATGCGATTGCCGAGAGCTTTGCCAAACGGGGGGCGAAAGTCGTGCTGATTTCGGGCGTGACCAATCTACCAACGCCGCCGAATGTTGAGCGTGTTAATGTGGTTTCCGCCCAAGAGATGTTTGAACAAGCGGTCAAATTCGCTCCGAAATCTGCAATTTTTATCGGCTGTGCGGCGGTAGCGGATTATCGGGTTGCGAACGTTTCCGAGCAAAAAATCAAGAAAACAGACGACAGCGATGAACTAACGCTAAAACTGGTGAAAAACCCCGATATTATTGCTAACATCGCCCATCTTACCGAAAATCGCCCGTTTGTGGTCGGCTTTGCGGCGGAAACGCAAAATGTGGCGGAATATGCTAAATCGAAACTCGAGCGTAAAAATCTCGATATGATTTGTGCCAACGATGTCTCAGGCGGACAAGTGTTCGGGCAGGATCAGAATGCACTCCATCTTTTTTGGAAAAACAAAGAAGGGGAAAACGGCGAGAAAAAATTACCGCTTGCGGATAAAACAAGGCTTGCGGAGAGCTTAGTGCAAGAAATTGTTGAGTGTTTCAACATCAAAAAAGGAACTACTACCTAGCACGAACCGTACTAGGTTAAAACCCCAGCCCCTTTTTGGGCTGTGCAGATCAGCAAAGCTACTCAGATAAATAACTCTGTACGACTCATACAAGGTTACAAGCGGTCAGAATTAGGAAAAATTTTACAAAAGGACAGACAATGAAACAGATCGATTTAAAAATTTTAGACAGCCGTATCGGCAACGAATTTCCGCTGCCGGCTTATGCGACAGAAGGTTCTGCAGGTTTGGATTTGCGGGCGCTAATCAATGAACCACTGACAGTTAAAGCTGGAGAAACAGTACTGATCCCAACGGGAATTTCGATTTATATTGCCGATCCAAATTTAGCTGCTGTGATCTTACCAAGATCAGGTTTAGGTCATAAAAACGGGATTGTGTTAGGCAACTTAGTAGGTTTGATAGATAGTGATTATCAAGGTCCGCTTATGGTTTCACTTTGGAACCGCAGTCAAACAGATTTCACTGTGAATGTGGGGGACCGTATCGCTCAATTAGTCTTTGTGCCAGTGGTACAAGCCAGTTTCAACATTGTAGAAAGTTTTGAGCAAACCGAGCGTGGCGAAGGCGGTTTCGGGCATTCTGGTAAACAGTAATCGGGAATACAAATGACAGAACCTAAAATTAAAATGCCGAAAAAATCCGTAGTTGAACGCCAACAACAAGTTTTAGAGGTGTTAATCGGATTATTAAATTCTGAAGAAGGCATGCAGCGTGTTACCACCGAGCGTTTAGCTGCTGCGGTTGGGGTGTCGGAAGGAGCGTTATACCGCTACTTCCCAAGTAAAACCAAGATGTTTGAAGCCTTGATTGAAAAAATTGAGCAAACCTTGACTCACTATATCCATACAAATAAACGTCAAGCCAGTAGTGCGAATTCCGTACGAGCCATTCTTTATGCGATCTTAGAATTTGCCCGTAAAAACCCGGGGGTAACTCGGATTCTGACTGGGCATGCATTAATGTTTGAAGACGATTTATTAAAAGCGAGAGTTGCCAAATTTTTCGATAATTTAGAGTTACAATTCGCCAATATTTTGCAACTGAGCAAACTACGTGAGCGTAAAAGCTTTGAAGATGAACGAGCGCTGGCAGGTTATTTAGTGAATTTCTGCGAAGGACAATTTTTACGTCTGGTCCGCTCTAATTTTAGCTATAACCAACATCAACATTTTGAAAAACAGTGGGCATTTATTAAACCTTTATTTGATTAATTATGATAATTCCTTGGCAAGAACTGGAAGAATCTACTTTAAATAATATTTTAGATTCTTTTATTTTACGAGAAGGCACAGATTATGGCGAAAAAGAACTCTCTTTAGCAGAAAAAAGAGAGAATTTGTTAGCACAATTAAAGGCTGATAAAGTCGTGATTGTCTGGTCTGAATTACACGAAAGCCTTGATATTAAAGAGAAAAAATCTTTTTTGGGTTAACGCTTTATTTCGTGCTAAAATTTCAAAAATTTAACTGGCTATAAATGATTTATAGGGAATATTATGCAAGATATGACGCTCTCAACTGCACCACTTGAAAATGTAACACCACCTCCCTCGATTCACGATCCGGCAGTTGAGTGGTTTTTAACGCATTGCCATATCCATCGCTATCCGGCGAAATACACACTTATTCATGCCGGTGAAGATGCTCAATCTCTGTTTTATATTGTAAACGGCTCTGTTGCGGTTTATATCAAAGATGATGAAACTAAAGAGATGTTACTTACTAATTTAGGAACAGGTGAATTTGTTGGTGAGTTAAGCTTATT is a genomic window containing:
- the slmA gene encoding nucleoid occlusion factor SlmA, with protein sequence MTEPKIKMPKKSVVERQQQVLEVLIGLLNSEEGMQRVTTERLAAAVGVSEGALYRYFPSKTKMFEALIEKIEQTLTHYIHTNKRQASSANSVRAILYAILEFARKNPGVTRILTGHALMFEDDLLKARVAKFFDNLELQFANILQLSKLRERKSFEDERALAGYLVNFCEGQFLRLVRSNFSYNQHQHFEKQWAFIKPLFD
- the dut gene encoding dUTP diphosphatase, whose product is MKQIDLKILDSRIGNEFPLPAYATEGSAGLDLRALINEPLTVKAGETVLIPTGISIYIADPNLAAVILPRSGLGHKNGIVLGNLVGLIDSDYQGPLMVSLWNRSQTDFTVNVGDRIAQLVFVPVVQASFNIVESFEQTERGEGGFGHSGKQ
- the coaBC gene encoding bifunctional phosphopantothenoylcysteine decarboxylase/phosphopantothenate--cysteine ligase CoaBC; amino-acid sequence: MLQNKKILVGITGGIAAYKTIELIRLLKKADAEVRVVLTPAAEAFVTPLTLQAISGNAVSNSLLDPQAELAMGHIELAKWADLVVVAPASADFIARLRMGMGNDLLSTLCLATPAPILLAPAMNQQMYKRSAVQENLQKVREQGVLTVGPNSGFQACGDVGEGRMSEPAEIFAEIQQILTACNDLANLSVVITAGGTREAIDPVRYISNHSSGKMGYAIAESFAKRGAKVVLISGVTNLPTPPNVERVNVVSAQEMFEQAVKFAPKSAIFIGCAAVADYRVANVSEQKIKKTDDSDELTLKLVKNPDIIANIAHLTENRPFVVGFAAETQNVAEYAKSKLERKNLDMICANDVSGGQVFGQDQNALHLFWKNKEGENGEKKLPLADKTRLAESLVQEIVECFNIKKGTTT
- a CDS encoding YheU family protein, encoding MIIPWQELEESTLNNILDSFILREGTDYGEKELSLAEKRENLLAQLKADKVVIVWSELHESLDIKEKKSFLG